From the Anaeromyxobacter dehalogenans 2CP-1 genome, the window GCCCGGGAGGGCGGTACTGATAGCCATGCGGCCGGACGGGGTCAACACTAAACCGTTCAGTTCATCAGGCGGTCGGAACCTACGCGAACGTGGGTTGACAGTCAAGACTGAACCGTTTAGTTCATCTGACATGGCTGAAAATCAGCTCCAGAGACCCCCCGATTGGTGCGTTGGCAAGCGCCAGCAGATCCTTGATGGGGCGCGCAAGGTGTTCCAGGAGCACGGGTACGAGCGGGCCAGCGTGGACGTGATCGCCGCCCGAAGCGGTGTCTCCAAGGCCACCCTCTACAACCATTTCCACGACAAGAGCGCGCTGTTCGTCGCCTGCTTCGAACAGGGCTCGAACCAGATGCAGGCCGACCTCGAGGCGCTGTTCGCCGAGACGAGCGACGACCTCGAGTCGGCCCTCCAGGCCGCGGGGGAGCGCCTGCTCGGGAAGTTCCTCTCCAGCGAGGCGGTGGCGCTGTACCGGAGCGCGCTCGACGGGTTCCGCCTGCCCGACATCGGGAAGATGCTGTACGAGCGCGGCCCGCGGGTCACGCACGAGCTCATCGCCGCGGCGCTCTCGCGCTGGGCGGCGCGCGGCCTGCTGCGGCTCGACGATCCGTACTACGCGGCGGTGCAGTTCGTGAACCTGTGCCACGGCGACGTGATGATGCGCCTGCACCTGGGCGTGCTGCAGGAGGCCTCGCCGGACGACGTCCGTGCCACGGTGCGCCGCGCGGTGCAGACGTTCCTGCGCGCCTTCCGCCCGTGAGCGGGCCCGCGCGTGGCGCGACCTCCGGGACGTTGACGCAGCTCCGCGTCCGCACGTAGAGAGCAGGGCGGCGCCCGCCGGACGCGCTCCCGCGCCCGGCCGGTCCGCCGGAGGCGCCCATGACGCCCGCGCGATCGCCACGCCGCACCCCGCTCGCCCTCCTCGCCGCGATCGCCCTGGCCGCGCTCGCCTGCGGCGGCGGCTCCACCCCTCCGCCGCCGGTCGACGTCTCGCCGGTGCCCGCCGCCGATCCCGGCAGCGCGCTCCCCGACGGCTGGGAGCGCGGCCCGTTCGCCGAGATCTACGTCCGCGGCTACCAGGACTCCGACGGCGACGGCGTCGGCGACCTGCGCGGGCTGGCGAGCCGGCTCGACCACCTCGCCGACCTCGGCGTCCGCGGGATCTGGCTCATGCCGGTCACCGCCAGCCAGGACCACGATCACGGCTACGCGGTCGCCGACTACCGCGGCGTCGAGCCCGGCTACGGCACGCTCGAGGACCTCGACGCGCTCGTCGCGGCCGCCCACGCGCGCGGCATCGGCGTGATCCTCGACTACGTGATGAACCACAGCGCGGCCACCAACCCGCTGTTCCTCAACTCCGCGGACGACAAGTCGAACCCTTACCGCGGCTGGTACGTGTGGAGGTCGTCGCAGCCGTCGGGCTGGTCGGTGTACGGCGGCAACCCGTGGCGCCAGTCCGGCACCGGCTGGTACTACGCGCCGTTCGCCACGAACATGCCGGACTTCGACCTCGCGAACCCGGCGGTGGCCGCGTACCACGCCGACAGCCAGCGCTTCTGGCTGAACCGCGGCGTCGACGGGTTCCGGTTCGACGCGGTGGGCATGCTGTACGAGAACGGACCCGGCGCCTGGAACGACCAGCCCGAGAACTACGTCCGGATGGCGGAGGTGCGGGCGCTGCTCGACGGCTACGAGCGGCGCTTCATGGTGTGCGAGGGGCCGGACGACCCGGCCGGCTTCACCGCCGCCTGCGGCAGCGCGTTCGCGTTCGGCCTCCAGTCCGACGTGATGGGCGCGGCGCGCGGGGACGCCGCCGCGGTGGCCCGGGTGGCGGCGTACTTCGAGGACCCGGCCCGCCTCGCCGCGTCCACCCTGCTCTCCAACCACGACGCCTTCGCCGGCCAGCGCCCCTGGGATCAGCTCGGCGGCGACGAGGCGCGCTACCGCCTCGCGGCCGCGACGTACCTGCTGCTCCCCGGGATCCCGTTCGTCTACTACGGCGAGGAGATCGGCATGGGCGGCGCCGCCTCGCTCTCCGGCGACTGGCGGCTGCGCACGCCCATGAGCTGGACCGGCGACGCGCGCACCGCCGGGTTCACCACCGGCAAGCCGTTCCGCGCGCTCTCCTCGAACGCGGCCACGCACAACGTGGAGGCGGAGCAGGGCCGCGCCGGCTCGCTGCTCGAGTTCTACCGCGAGGTCATCGCGCTCCGCCGCGCGGTGCCGGCGCTCGACCGCGGCGGCTACGAGGGCGCGCGCGCGTCCGGCGCGACGCTCTCGTTCCGCCGCACGCTGGGGACCTCGCACGCGCTCGTGCTGCTCAACTACGACGTCGTCCCGCTCACGCTCCCCGTGACCGGCCTCCCGCCCGGCGCCGCGCTCGCGCCGCGCCTGCCCGCCACCGCGCCCGCGGTCACGGCCGACGCGGCCGGCGCGGCCTCGTTCGACCTGCCCGCTCTCTCGGTCCGCGTCTACACCTGGGACGGCTGAGCTAGAACTCGCCCGCGATCCCGCCCGGCGACGGCATCAGGCGCACGTGGGCGATCGGGTGCCAGTGGAGCAGCGGCACCAGGATCCCCACCGCCGTGCCCCACCCCGCGCCGGCGAGCACGTCGGTCGCCCAGTGGCGATCGGCCGCCAGCCGCAGGTAACCCACCGCGCTCGCCGCCGCGGCGCCGCCGCCGACGATCCACGGCGCCGCCGGCGCGTCGCGCAGGGTGGCGATCGTGCCCGCCGCGGCCACCGCCGCGAACGCGGTGGCGGTGTGGCCCGACCAGAAGGAGAGGCGCGAGTCGAGCGCGTGCACGGGCCCGCTGCCGTCCCAGGCGTCCGGCCGGATCCGGTCGGTGCCGACCTTCACGAGCTCGGTGCCGAGCGTCGCGATCGAGACCGCCTCCGCGACCAGCAGCGCGTCCTCCGCCGCGCGCCGGGGCGCCCCCGCCGCGAGGTCGGGGACCGCCAGCGCAGCGGTCGCGCCGAGCGGCACGCCCACGCCGAGCAGGTCGGAGGCGGTCGCGGCGCGCGAGGCGGTCTTCCAGGCGAGGGTCCGGTGCGCCCACGCGTCGAGGCGGCCCGGGCTGCACCAGCGGCAGGAGACGGGGAGCAGGTCGCGCTCGAGCAGGCGCACGCCCAGCGCCGCGGCGAACGCGGCGGCCGTCACCGCGCCGTCGGCCGCGACGTTCACCTGGAGGTCGGCCGGCGCGGGCCGCGCCGGGGCCGGGACGGCGGCGAGCGCGAGCGCCGCGGCGAGCGCGGAAGGGACGAGCAGGGGGTGGCGTCTCACGTCGCGGACCTCCCGGTGGCCGCGCCG encodes:
- a CDS encoding TetR/AcrR family transcriptional regulator, producing the protein MAENQLQRPPDWCVGKRQQILDGARKVFQEHGYERASVDVIAARSGVSKATLYNHFHDKSALFVACFEQGSNQMQADLEALFAETSDDLESALQAAGERLLGKFLSSEAVALYRSALDGFRLPDIGKMLYERGPRVTHELIAAALSRWAARGLLRLDDPYYAAVQFVNLCHGDVMMRLHLGVLQEASPDDVRATVRRAVQTFLRAFRP
- a CDS encoding alpha-amylase family glycosyl hydrolase, producing the protein MTPARSPRRTPLALLAAIALAALACGGGSTPPPPVDVSPVPAADPGSALPDGWERGPFAEIYVRGYQDSDGDGVGDLRGLASRLDHLADLGVRGIWLMPVTASQDHDHGYAVADYRGVEPGYGTLEDLDALVAAAHARGIGVILDYVMNHSAATNPLFLNSADDKSNPYRGWYVWRSSQPSGWSVYGGNPWRQSGTGWYYAPFATNMPDFDLANPAVAAYHADSQRFWLNRGVDGFRFDAVGMLYENGPGAWNDQPENYVRMAEVRALLDGYERRFMVCEGPDDPAGFTAACGSAFAFGLQSDVMGAARGDAAAVARVAAYFEDPARLAASTLLSNHDAFAGQRPWDQLGGDEARYRLAAATYLLLPGIPFVYYGEEIGMGGAASLSGDWRLRTPMSWTGDARTAGFTTGKPFRALSSNAATHNVEAEQGRAGSLLEFYREVIALRRAVPALDRGGYEGARASGATLSFRRTLGTSHALVLLNYDVVPLTLPVTGLPPGAALAPRLPATAPAVTADAAGAASFDLPALSVRVYTWDG
- a CDS encoding phosphatase PAP2 family protein; the protein is MRRHPLLVPSALAAALALAAVPAPARPAPADLQVNVAADGAVTAAAFAAALGVRLLERDLLPVSCRWCSPGRLDAWAHRTLAWKTASRAATASDLLGVGVPLGATAALAVPDLAAGAPRRAAEDALLVAEAVSIATLGTELVKVGTDRIRPDAWDGSGPVHALDSRLSFWSGHTATAFAAVAAAGTIATLRDAPAAPWIVGGGAAAASAVGYLRLAADRHWATDVLAGAGWGTAVGILVPLLHWHPIAHVRLMPSPGGIAGEF